In one Oreochromis aureus strain Israel breed Guangdong linkage group 2, ZZ_aureus, whole genome shotgun sequence genomic region, the following are encoded:
- the LOC120432850 gene encoding signal-regulatory protein beta-2-like, whose amino-acid sequence MVMLWIILLLLHQGYTLVPVKTVQLGEPANITCALPNVVSSSGVHWYKQSVGDTLKLIVSLYERAAPQYGQEIFKSRFQAHYDKKFSNLTILKAVQDDEGIYHCGMIEWINPEWTGTYLLVKGNNQTASKYTVVQWPTVLNPLRSGNSMTLQCSVYSDSDQMCPRDYNVFWFRAGSDQLHPSIIYTDGNGHNESEIISDSQERCLYRFSKNVSSSDAGTYYCAVATCGEILFGNGTKLDIEVQPTQSGFIQMAILIVCLAISLFGNVVLICNRRVCKPFQDTPNKTSNQAVHDHTKADEELNYAALHFSERKTRRKRKTEFAEDSVYSQVKR is encoded by the exons ATGGTCATGTTATGGATTATATTGCTTTTACTTCATCAAGGAT ATACTCTAGTTCCAGTGAAAACTGTTCAGCTTGGTGAACCAGCGAACATAACATGTGCTTTGCCCAATGTGGTCAGCAGTAGCGGAGTCCACTGGTACAAGCAGAGTGTCGGAGATACTCTCAAATTAATAGTGTCACTGTATGAAAGGGCAGCACCTCAGTATGGTcaagaaatatttaaatcaagatTTCAAGCACATTATGATAAGAAATTTAGCAACCTGACCATTTTGAAAGCAGTCCAAGACGATGAGGGAATCTATCACTGTGGAATGATAGAATGGATTAATCCTGAATGGACTGGAACATATTTGTTAGTAAAAG GAAATAATCAGACAGCATCAAAGTATACTGTTGTTCAATGGCCAACAGTGTTAAATCCACTGCGTTCAGGAAATTCAATGACTCTCCAGTGTTCAGTCTATTCGGACTCTGACCAGATGTGTCCCAGAGATTATAATGTGTTCTGGTTCAGAGCTGGATCAGATCAATTACACCCAAGCATCATCTACACTGATGGAAACGGACATAATGAAAGTGAGATAATATCAGACTCACAGGAGAGGTGTCTTTATCGCTTCTCTAAGAATGTCAGCTCATCTGATGCTGGGACTTACTACTGTGCTGTGGCAACATGTGGGGAGAtattatttggaaatggaacTAAACTGGACATTGAAG tGCAGCCAACACAATCAGGATTTATTCAAATGGCAATATTAATAGTTTGCTTGGCCATTTCTCTCTTTGGAAATGTTGTCTTGATCTGTAACCGAAGAGTATGTAAACCATTTCAAG ATACTCCAAACAAGACCTCAAACCAAGCAGTACATGATCAT ACTAAAGCTGATGAAGAACTAAACTATGCTGCACTGCATttctctgaaagaaaaacaaggagaaagaggaagacTGAGTTTGCTGAGGATAGTGTTTACTCTCAAGTTAAACGCTGA